A DNA window from Maribellus comscasis contains the following coding sequences:
- a CDS encoding MATE family efflux transporter, with protein sequence MNKEILKLAVPNIVSNITVPLLGLIDLALMGHLGSEVYIGAISLGGVIFNFIYWGFGFLRMSTSGFTAQAFGEKNRQESITILIRALLVSASISLLILMLQAPIAWASFKIIGGSDEVETLANEYFRIRVWAAPAALSLFVFNGWFLGMQNARFPMIIAISVNIVNILFSVLFVFGLNMKSAGVALGTALSQYVGLAIAVTLLFKKYKYLLPEISKQGVLNIKILLNFFKVNSDIFIRSFCIILVFTFFTSKSASIDDTILAVNSLLIQLLLFFSFFIDGFAFAGEAMVGKYVGAKEPANLKKVVRLLFVWGIGLAAMFTLIYAPGTNIILNLLTSQTDVIQSAQPFLFWVILIPFTSFASFIWDGIYIGATASKAMRNTLIASTFLVFTPAYFLLNSLLGNHALWLGMILFMLSRGVIQTFLYKKAILKPLA encoded by the coding sequence ATGAACAAAGAAATTTTAAAATTAGCAGTACCCAATATCGTGAGCAACATTACAGTTCCGTTGCTCGGATTAATCGATTTGGCTTTGATGGGACATCTCGGTTCCGAGGTTTATATTGGCGCTATTTCGCTGGGAGGTGTAATTTTTAATTTTATTTATTGGGGTTTCGGTTTTCTACGCATGAGTACTTCGGGTTTTACCGCGCAGGCATTTGGCGAAAAAAACCGGCAGGAGAGTATTACCATTTTAATAAGGGCTTTACTTGTTTCAGCCTCAATAAGTCTGTTAATTTTGATGTTACAAGCTCCAATTGCATGGGCCAGTTTTAAAATTATTGGTGGCAGCGATGAAGTTGAAACACTGGCCAACGAATATTTCAGGATAAGAGTTTGGGCTGCCCCCGCAGCATTAAGCTTATTTGTTTTTAACGGATGGTTTCTGGGTATGCAGAATGCGCGTTTCCCAATGATTATTGCCATTTCTGTTAATATTGTTAATATTCTGTTTAGCGTATTATTCGTTTTTGGACTAAATATGAAATCAGCAGGAGTAGCTTTAGGAACAGCGCTTTCACAATATGTTGGTTTAGCCATTGCCGTTACTCTTCTGTTCAAAAAATACAAATACCTGTTACCTGAAATATCAAAACAGGGAGTTTTAAACATTAAAATACTACTCAATTTTTTCAAAGTAAACAGCGATATTTTTATCCGTTCGTTTTGTATCATCCTTGTGTTCACCTTTTTTACTTCAAAATCAGCAAGTATCGACGATACCATTTTAGCGGTCAATTCTCTACTGATTCAGCTGCTATTGTTTTTTTCCTTTTTTATCGATGGATTTGCTTTTGCCGGTGAAGCCATGGTTGGAAAATATGTAGGGGCAAAAGAACCGGCAAACCTTAAGAAAGTAGTTCGACTTCTTTTTGTTTGGGGAATCGGTCTTGCTGCTATGTTTACCCTGATTTATGCTCCCGGTACAAATATCATTTTAAATCTGCTCACCTCCCAAACAGATGTAATTCAAAGCGCCCAGCCTTTCCTTTTTTGGGTGATTCTCATCCCCTTTACAAGTTTTGCGTCGTTTATCTGGGATGGAATTTACATCGGAGCCACGGCTTCAAAAGCCATGAGGAATACATTAATCGCATCCACATTTTTGGTTTTTACTCCGGCGTATTTCCTTCTAAACTCCCTGTTGGGAAACCATGCCCTTTGGCTGGGCATGATTTTATTTATGCTTTCACGCGGTGTCATCCAAACATTCCTTTACAAAAAGGCAATTTTGAAACCTCTCGCTTAA
- a CDS encoding DUF5683 domain-containing protein translates to MNFKSALQKIFIFCLLLLAEQTVIGQGLVDADTIATVTQKPMEEEKVHSPKRATLYSAILPGLGQAYNKKYWKIPFVYIGFGTIGYFIDWNNDYYQLTKRAYIHLRDDDPETTDYLKLKGIEYYDLDNATDKANLETALSKRQDYYRRNRDFLIISMVAFYGLNIIDASVDAHLFNFDVSDDLSLNWQPSMLNFQNDLVYCINLTFNF, encoded by the coding sequence GTGAATTTTAAATCGGCTTTGCAAAAAATTTTTATATTCTGCTTACTGTTGCTTGCAGAACAAACAGTTATTGGTCAGGGACTTGTTGACGCTGACACAATTGCTACCGTCACGCAAAAACCGATGGAAGAGGAGAAAGTTCACTCTCCAAAAAGGGCAACTTTATATTCGGCCATTTTACCCGGGCTTGGACAGGCGTACAACAAGAAATACTGGAAAATACCTTTCGTATATATTGGCTTTGGAACCATTGGCTATTTTATAGATTGGAACAATGATTATTATCAGTTAACCAAACGCGCTTATATCCATTTAAGAGACGATGATCCTGAAACCACCGACTATTTGAAACTAAAAGGAATTGAATATTACGATTTGGATAATGCCACAGACAAAGCGAATCTGGAAACTGCCCTTTCAAAACGACAGGATTATTATCGACGCAACCGCGATTTCCTGATAATAAGCATGGTAGCTTTCTACGGATTAAATATTATCGATGCGAGTGTGGACGCCCATCTTTTCAATTTTGACGTTTCAGATGATTTAAGTCTGAATTGGCAACCCTCGATGTTGAATTTTCAAAATGATCTGGTATATTGCATAAATCTTACTTTCAATTTTTAA
- a CDS encoding NADPH-dependent F420 reductase, whose protein sequence is MKKVGIIGSGNVGQALAEGFVKNGYQTTIASRSEEKRKELEQAFEGKIKTDTLENTARNNDIIVFAVKGGKAKEALAVLKVDNLKGKTVIDATNPIEDAAPVKGVLVYSTSINKSLMEELQEMAAEAKFVKAFNSVGAGHMVDPLFESKPTMFICGNDTEAKKEVSEILDKFGWETADMGFAEAARAIEPLAMLWCIPGFSNNSWNHAFKLLKK, encoded by the coding sequence ATGAAAAAGGTTGGAATTATAGGTTCAGGAAATGTTGGGCAGGCACTTGCGGAAGGTTTTGTTAAAAACGGCTACCAAACAACAATTGCATCAAGAAGCGAAGAAAAAAGAAAAGAACTGGAACAGGCATTTGAAGGAAAAATAAAAACGGATACTCTGGAAAACACTGCCCGGAACAATGATATTATTGTATTTGCAGTAAAGGGAGGAAAAGCAAAAGAAGCGCTTGCCGTTTTGAAAGTGGATAATTTAAAAGGAAAAACCGTTATTGATGCTACCAATCCCATTGAAGACGCTGCTCCGGTAAAGGGTGTTCTCGTCTACTCTACTTCCATAAACAAAAGTCTGATGGAAGAGCTGCAGGAGATGGCAGCTGAAGCAAAATTTGTAAAAGCTTTTAATTCGGTTGGTGCAGGCCATATGGTCGATCCTTTATTTGAAAGTAAACCCACGATGTTTATTTGCGGAAATGATACTGAAGCAAAAAAAGAAGTAAGCGAAATTCTTGACAAATTCGGCTGGGAAACTGCCGACATGGGATTTGCGGAGGCTGCCCGTGCCATTGAACCGCTTGCAATGTTATGGTGTATTCCGGGATTTAGCAACAACAGCTGGAACCACGCATTTAAACTGCTCAAAAAGTAA
- a CDS encoding superoxide dismutase, producing MAFELVKLGYDYTALEPHIDARTMEIHHTKHHAGYTTKLNGAVEGTDLEGKAIEEILSGVSGYSTAVRNNGGGYYNHNLYWDVIAPGGAKAPEGELLDAINDSFGSVKNFQEAFVQAAVTRFGSGWAWLVLQKNKLAVSSTPNQDNPLMDVAEVQGTPILGIDVWEHAYYLNYQNRRPDYVNAFWDLINWNEVARRFKG from the coding sequence ATGGCATTTGAACTAGTAAAATTAGGATACGATTACACAGCATTGGAACCTCACATTGATGCACGTACGATGGAAATACATCATACCAAACATCACGCGGGGTATACAACAAAATTAAACGGCGCAGTTGAAGGAACTGATTTGGAAGGAAAAGCAATAGAGGAGATATTGAGTGGAGTTTCAGGATATTCAACAGCGGTTAGAAACAATGGAGGAGGATATTATAACCATAATTTGTATTGGGATGTAATTGCTCCGGGTGGAGCTAAAGCTCCAGAAGGAGAACTTCTTGATGCAATCAATGATTCATTTGGTTCAGTAAAAAATTTCCAGGAGGCTTTTGTTCAGGCTGCGGTTACGCGGTTTGGATCTGGCTGGGCATGGTTGGTACTTCAAAAGAATAAGCTGGCGGTTTCGTCAACGCCCAACCAGGATAATCCTTTGATGGATGTAGCGGAAGTTCAGGGTACGCCAATTTTAGGAATTGATGTGTGGGAGCACGCGTACTATCTGAATTACCAAAACAGACGTCCGGATTATGTAAATGCATTTTGGGATCTCATCAACTGGAATGAAGTCGCCAGGCGGTTTAAAGGTTAG
- a CDS encoding lytic transglycosylase domain-containing protein has product MNLITKSIILSFFILFSGNLLAQETDSLNILKEKDELVVDTLQQQDTLSLERQLLLDEDLNDIFSEKMDSLVNTWYIENAFTLDSIDLTLIKNYPKNLPDSVYVERLQNIEQVIDLSYNNVVRNFIKLYTEKKRDLSEVIIGLSYYYFPIFEETLDKYDMPLELKYLAIIESALNPRARSRVGATGMWQFMYGTAKNMKLEITSFVDERRDPVKSTDAAARYLKRLYDIYGDWHLAIAAYNCGPGNVNRAIRRSGGKRNYWEIYYRLPRETRGYVPAFIAASYFMNYYGEHNLIANFPETSINTDTIIVSDYLHFDQLAATLNMSKDELRSLNPMYRRDVIPAKPEKTYPLVLPEDKIMDFIDQDTFVFAYEREKYFPDNTLMKPTESSGYFTPVDIEGKAKVVYTVKSGDNVGFISSWFHVRASDLRYWNNIHRDLIRVGQKLVVYVPENQKTKYEKINSLTFAQKQETIGKSGSSSSTKKAESKPVDPNFVYYTVKKGDTLWDIAEKYAGISSNEIMKLNNLSNDRGLYIGQKLKIKRKS; this is encoded by the coding sequence ATGAACTTGATTACAAAATCGATAATACTTTCTTTTTTTATTTTATTCTCGGGTAACCTACTGGCTCAGGAGACAGATTCGCTCAATATCTTGAAGGAAAAAGACGAGCTTGTTGTTGACACTTTACAACAGCAGGACACGCTTTCACTGGAAAGACAACTGCTTCTTGATGAAGATTTGAATGATATCTTTTCAGAGAAAATGGACAGTTTGGTAAACACCTGGTATATCGAAAATGCATTTACTTTAGACAGTATCGACCTGACCTTAATAAAAAACTATCCCAAAAATCTTCCGGATTCTGTTTATGTTGAAAGATTACAAAATATTGAACAGGTCATCGACTTGTCGTACAACAATGTGGTAAGAAACTTTATCAAATTGTACACCGAAAAAAAGCGGGATTTATCAGAAGTAATCATAGGTCTTTCGTACTATTATTTTCCAATTTTTGAAGAAACTTTGGATAAATATGATATGCCTCTGGAATTAAAATACCTGGCCATTATTGAGTCAGCATTAAATCCGAGAGCCCGTTCACGGGTTGGGGCAACCGGGATGTGGCAATTTATGTACGGGACGGCAAAAAATATGAAACTCGAAATAACCAGTTTTGTCGATGAACGTCGCGACCCTGTAAAATCAACCGACGCAGCAGCACGATATTTAAAAAGGTTGTACGATATATATGGCGACTGGCATCTTGCCATAGCTGCTTACAATTGTGGTCCCGGCAATGTAAACAGAGCCATCAGGCGCTCAGGAGGAAAAAGAAACTACTGGGAAATATATTATCGTTTGCCCAGGGAAACCCGCGGCTATGTGCCTGCTTTTATTGCAGCAAGTTATTTTATGAATTATTATGGTGAACACAATTTGATTGCCAATTTTCCTGAAACCTCTATTAATACCGATACAATTATAGTAAGCGACTACCTTCACTTTGACCAGCTGGCGGCTACGCTCAATATGTCAAAAGATGAACTCCGGTCCTTAAATCCAATGTACCGTCGTGATGTTATTCCTGCAAAACCGGAAAAAACTTATCCACTGGTGTTGCCGGAGGACAAAATAATGGACTTTATAGATCAGGATACGTTTGTTTTTGCTTATGAAAGGGAAAAATATTTCCCGGACAATACGCTTATGAAACCAACTGAAAGTTCGGGATATTTTACTCCGGTCGATATCGAAGGAAAGGCCAAAGTAGTTTACACAGTAAAATCGGGCGACAATGTAGGATTTATTTCTTCGTGGTTTCATGTTCGCGCCTCCGATTTAAGATACTGGAACAACATTCATCGCGACCTGATACGTGTAGGGCAAAAGCTGGTTGTTTATGTTCCGGAAAATCAAAAAACAAAATACGAGAAGATAAATTCCCTGACTTTCGCACAGAAACAGGAAACGATTGGAAAATCGGGAAGCAGCTCCTCAACCAAAAAAGCTGAATCCAAACCTGTTGACCCAAATTTTGTATATTATACGGTAAAAAAGGGTGATACACTTTGGGATATCGCGGAAAAATATGCCGGAATATCCAGTAACGAGATCATGAAGCTAAATAATCTTTCAAACGACCGAGGGTTGTACATTGGTCAAAAGCTTAAAATCAAAAGAAAGTCATGA
- a CDS encoding MarR family transcriptional regulator has protein sequence MSAEKVLETLKAAGKPLKAGEIAEASGLDKKEVDKAMKILKTEEKIVSPKRCFWEPK, from the coding sequence ATGAGTGCAGAAAAGGTATTGGAAACTTTAAAGGCAGCCGGAAAACCTTTAAAAGCCGGCGAAATTGCAGAAGCTTCAGGACTAGATAAAAAGGAAGTAGACAAAGCAATGAAAATATTAAAAACCGAAGAAAAGATTGTTTCGCCCAAACGTTGTTTTTGGGAACCAAAGTAA
- a CDS encoding tetratricopeptide repeat-containing sensor histidine kinase: MRGITILLCFLSIFCFWEETSAFDEKDSLRNLFYSLDSVDDVEFLLNARLEIIQQLRRSDYELYLEFAHENIELARQHKINWGLVDIYMEMGGSFLEKGSYNIALDYLNRAYKYAQLDEYRPYVGWVTLEIANCYEAMLHYNRAIGFYKISLDVFKETDEPEGIALASANIGVNYLYINDFDKAEQYLNKALTIRKELGDPVELGYVQMYLANLQMKTAKYKEAVQNLRALILDINKRFEDQKSGFQFIEGKTLVGEALGLLAETYGSLGLSGLKYKSYFDAGNVFKELRDSLNLSEVFCLIGESYLNDSEFDKAIVYADSALKVTEGTMILNQQARANRILADAYTEINNTRFALQYFRKYFLIHDSMFNRAVIDAISNVDVLVETMEKEKDNEILQLNIDNEKRLRRIVTLGSLVFLVVLFIALLNILIKLRKLKQLNDELTLKNKKIEEQTKRLEELNRELSQLVKSKDKFHSVIAHDLKNPIGSVLNLTELLAKEFDKFPKSEQRRLAELSYKTSKQALRLLENLLTWSLVQGGRMKVKKTIFNIDDEVEKTIKSLQHAAELKSIDVKSELCSGIEVFADREMISTTVRNLFSNAVKFTPSGKKILVKVVQKDQMAEVRIEDQGIGIPEDQVDKLLQVDSNYHQLGTNKENGTGMGLQLANEFIKLNGGYLTIKSQENKGSRFSIFIPANNSN; this comes from the coding sequence ATGAGAGGAATAACGATTTTACTATGTTTCTTAAGCATCTTCTGTTTTTGGGAAGAAACCTCTGCATTTGACGAAAAAGATAGCCTGAGAAATTTGTTTTACAGTTTAGACAGCGTTGACGATGTTGAGTTTTTATTAAATGCCAGACTTGAAATAATCCAACAGCTAAGGCGTTCTGATTATGAATTGTATCTTGAGTTTGCTCACGAAAATATAGAACTGGCCAGACAACATAAAATTAATTGGGGACTTGTTGATATTTATATGGAAATGGGAGGCTCTTTTCTGGAAAAAGGGAGTTACAACATCGCTCTCGACTATTTAAACAGAGCTTATAAATATGCACAACTTGATGAGTATCGCCCTTATGTTGGTTGGGTAACCCTTGAAATTGCGAATTGTTATGAGGCGATGTTACATTACAACCGGGCTATCGGGTTTTATAAAATTTCACTGGATGTATTTAAAGAAACAGATGAACCGGAGGGAATTGCCCTGGCTTCTGCCAATATTGGAGTTAATTATTTATACATAAATGACTTTGATAAAGCAGAACAATATCTGAATAAAGCTTTAACGATAAGAAAAGAGCTTGGTGATCCTGTTGAATTGGGATATGTGCAAATGTATTTGGCTAACCTGCAAATGAAAACGGCGAAATACAAAGAAGCAGTTCAAAATCTAAGAGCATTAATCCTTGATATAAATAAAAGGTTTGAAGATCAGAAATCCGGATTTCAGTTTATTGAAGGTAAAACTTTGGTAGGAGAAGCACTTGGGCTGCTGGCTGAGACTTATGGTAGTCTTGGACTTTCCGGGTTAAAGTATAAAAGCTATTTTGATGCTGGTAACGTATTTAAGGAATTAAGAGATAGTCTGAACTTGTCCGAAGTATTTTGTTTGATAGGCGAAAGTTATCTGAATGATAGCGAGTTTGACAAGGCAATAGTTTATGCCGATTCAGCTTTAAAAGTTACGGAAGGGACGATGATTTTAAATCAGCAGGCAAGAGCTAACAGAATACTTGCTGATGCATACACTGAAATAAATAACACCCGATTTGCCCTGCAATATTTCAGGAAATATTTCCTTATACACGATTCAATGTTTAACCGTGCGGTTATTGATGCGATTTCAAATGTTGATGTTTTAGTTGAAACGATGGAAAAAGAGAAGGATAATGAGATATTGCAGCTAAATATCGACAATGAAAAGCGATTGCGACGAATTGTTACCTTGGGTTCGCTTGTTTTTTTAGTCGTTCTTTTTATTGCCTTGTTAAATATTTTAATCAAGTTGCGGAAGCTTAAACAGTTGAACGACGAATTAACGTTGAAAAACAAAAAAATTGAAGAGCAAACAAAAAGGCTTGAAGAATTAAACCGGGAATTAAGCCAGTTGGTTAAATCGAAAGATAAATTTCATTCTGTTATTGCCCATGATTTAAAAAATCCGATTGGTTCGGTTCTCAATCTGACGGAACTACTGGCAAAGGAGTTTGATAAATTCCCGAAGTCTGAGCAAAGAAGGCTTGCTGAGCTGTCATACAAAACGTCTAAACAGGCTCTGAGACTACTGGAAAACCTTTTAACCTGGTCTTTGGTACAGGGGGGAAGAATGAAAGTTAAAAAAACGATTTTTAATATTGATGATGAAGTCGAAAAAACGATAAAAAGTTTACAACATGCCGCTGAATTAAAATCGATTGATGTTAAGTCAGAACTTTGTAGCGGAATTGAAGTATTTGCCGATCGGGAGATGATTTCCACAACCGTAAGAAACTTGTTTTCGAACGCGGTGAAATTTACTCCTTCGGGTAAAAAAATATTGGTAAAGGTTGTTCAAAAAGACCAAATGGCTGAGGTAAGAATTGAGGACCAGGGAATTGGAATACCGGAAGATCAAGTTGATAAATTGTTACAGGTCGATTCCAACTATCACCAACTGGGCACAAATAAGGAAAACGGTACAGGCATGGGATTGCAGCTTGCAAACGAATTTATAAAATTGAATGGAGGATACCTTACAATAAAAAGTCAGGAAAATAAAGGGAGTAGATTTTCTATTTTTATCCCTGCAAATAATTCAAATTAA
- a CDS encoding superoxide dismutase — MAFELPKLPYANDALEPFISEKTIEFHYGKHHQAYVNNVNNLIKGTGFEDKSLEEIIKEAEGGIFNNGAQVWNHTFYFMQFSPDGCKEPKDDLKTAIEAKFGSVENFIAEFSKAAATLFGSGWAWLVKNDGGELEILQTSNAGNPIRDGKKPVLTCDVWEHAYYIDKKNLRPKYIEDFWKILDWKVISERFAE; from the coding sequence ATGGCATTCGAATTACCAAAACTTCCGTATGCAAATGACGCATTGGAACCATTTATCAGTGAAAAAACCATTGAATTCCACTATGGGAAACATCATCAGGCTTATGTAAATAATGTAAATAACCTGATTAAAGGAACCGGGTTTGAAGACAAAAGTTTGGAAGAAATTATCAAAGAGGCTGAAGGAGGAATTTTTAATAACGGTGCGCAGGTATGGAATCATACTTTTTATTTTATGCAATTTAGTCCCGATGGATGTAAGGAGCCTAAAGACGATTTGAAAACCGCTATTGAGGCGAAATTTGGTTCCGTTGAGAATTTTATCGCTGAGTTTTCAAAGGCTGCTGCAACTCTTTTTGGTTCGGGCTGGGCCTGGCTGGTAAAAAATGATGGCGGCGAACTGGAAATTCTTCAAACGAGTAATGCAGGCAACCCAATTCGTGATGGCAAAAAACCAGTATTGACATGCGATGTTTGGGAACATGCTTATTATATTGATAAAAAGAATTTGCGTCCTAAATATATTGAGGACTTCTGGAAAATTTTAGATTGGAAAGTGATTTCAGAAAGATTTGCAGAATAG
- a CDS encoding TetR/AcrR family transcriptional regulator encodes MSVTREKILELGENLIRTKGYNAFSYQDISTELGIKNAAIHYYFPSKKNLATSIVKTNIQRFEEMIENMESRNFDEWQQLDAFVKIYVKSRREKKKCLVGSLSPDVKTLDESTQNELKKMVDMILRWLAFLLERGKNKGVFAFADSAESKALVIFSSLVASLQLSGVLGNLDYKNYCQSILDDLRP; translated from the coding sequence ATGTCGGTAACACGGGAAAAGATACTGGAGTTGGGTGAAAACCTGATACGGACAAAAGGATACAATGCTTTTAGTTATCAGGATATATCTACTGAACTTGGTATAAAGAATGCCGCTATTCATTATTATTTTCCATCCAAAAAAAATCTGGCGACGAGTATTGTGAAAACAAATATTCAGCGTTTTGAAGAAATGATAGAAAATATGGAAAGCCGGAATTTTGATGAATGGCAGCAACTGGATGCATTTGTAAAGATATATGTAAAAAGCCGTCGCGAAAAAAAGAAGTGTTTGGTTGGTTCTTTGAGCCCGGATGTAAAAACCTTGGATGAATCAACACAAAACGAGCTAAAGAAAATGGTTGACATGATTTTAAGATGGCTGGCCTTTCTTCTGGAGCGAGGCAAAAACAAGGGTGTGTTTGCTTTTGCCGATAGTGCTGAAAGTAAAGCATTGGTAATTTTTTCAAGTTTGGTAGCCAGTTTACAGCTGTCGGGCGTTTTAGGAAATTTGGACTATAAAAACTATTGTCAATCTATTCTTGACGATTTAAGACCTTAA
- a CDS encoding ParB/RepB/Spo0J family partition protein translates to MAKRNALGRGLGALIDDAEKMKSAGISEIELNKIEANPFQPRSKFDTEALEELAASIREIGLIQPITLRKIGEDKFQIIAGERRFRAAQIAGLETIPAYVRKAKDDGMLEMALVENIQREDLDAIEIAVSYQRLMEELKFTQEEMSSRVGKKRSTIANYLRLLKLPAVIQKGLREKVISMGHARAIINIEETETQIMIYNQIIKYGFSVRKVEEIVRDLNDDSADKSSKSQKEKLPGEYQVIKKQLDSIFKSRIGFSMNDKGKGKITIPFKSAEDLERIVKIIENQK, encoded by the coding sequence AAATGAAAAGCGCCGGAATTAGTGAGATTGAACTCAATAAAATTGAGGCAAACCCTTTTCAGCCCAGGTCGAAGTTTGATACAGAAGCACTGGAAGAACTGGCTGCTTCAATTCGGGAGATCGGTCTCATCCAGCCCATTACGCTCCGAAAGATTGGAGAAGATAAATTTCAAATCATTGCCGGTGAACGCCGCTTCAGGGCAGCACAAATTGCAGGATTGGAAACCATTCCGGCCTATGTGCGCAAAGCCAAAGACGACGGAATGCTGGAAATGGCGCTGGTTGAAAACATTCAGCGCGAAGATTTGGACGCTATCGAGATTGCTGTAAGTTATCAGCGACTGATGGAAGAATTAAAATTCACACAGGAAGAAATGAGTTCGCGTGTGGGTAAAAAACGTTCAACCATTGCCAATTACCTGCGTTTGTTAAAACTTCCCGCAGTAATTCAAAAGGGCCTTCGCGAAAAAGTTATTTCAATGGGACATGCCCGGGCCATTATAAATATTGAGGAAACAGAGACCCAGATTATGATTTACAACCAAATCATAAAATACGGATTCTCGGTAAGAAAAGTGGAAGAAATTGTTCGCGATTTGAATGATGATTCTGCCGACAAATCTTCAAAATCCCAAAAAGAAAAACTTCCCGGAGAATACCAGGTCATAAAAAAACAACTGGACAGTATCTTTAAATCAAGAATTGGATTCTCGATGAACGACAAAGGAAAAGGAAAAATTACCATTCCTTTTAAATCCGCTGAAGATTTGGAAAGAATTGTTAAAATAATTGAAAATCAAAAATAA
- the fabF gene encoding beta-ketoacyl-ACP synthase II, which produces MKRAVITGMGAVTPLGNNVNAYWENMLAGKSGAAAITRFDPINHKTKFACEVKDFDPLNYFDRKEARKLDRYTQYALIASEECLLDSSLDLKKTDLNKVGVILATGIGGIQSYEEEVLAFGQNNEVPRFSPFFITKMIGNIASGHISIRYGFRGINYATVSACASSNHAIANAFDQIRLGKANIVLAGGSEAAITKAAVGGFNSIKAMSTNNENAASASRPFDVTRDGFVLGEGAGLLMVEELEHALQRGAKIYCELVGYGAAADAYHVTATHPEGVGAELAMTDALADAKMQPGEVDYINTHATSTPVGDIGECLAIDRIFGETSKKVFVSATKSMTGHLLGAAGAIEAIATIKAVECNQVPPTINTKNIDPEIPGGLNIVLQKPVKTEINAAMSNTFGFGGHTVSTIFKKVK; this is translated from the coding sequence ATGAAAAGAGCAGTAATTACCGGAATGGGCGCGGTGACTCCCCTTGGAAATAATGTAAATGCTTACTGGGAAAATATGCTTGCCGGGAAGAGCGGTGCAGCTGCAATAACCCGGTTTGATCCGATAAATCATAAAACTAAATTTGCCTGCGAGGTAAAAGATTTTGATCCCCTGAATTATTTTGACCGAAAAGAGGCCCGAAAACTGGACAGGTATACACAATACGCATTAATTGCAAGCGAAGAGTGTTTGCTCGATTCAAGCCTGGATCTTAAAAAGACAGATTTGAATAAAGTGGGGGTGATTCTTGCTACCGGAATTGGAGGAATACAATCGTATGAAGAAGAAGTTTTGGCTTTTGGGCAAAACAATGAGGTTCCCCGATTTAGTCCTTTTTTTATTACAAAAATGATTGGAAATATTGCATCCGGACATATTTCCATTCGTTATGGTTTTCGCGGGATTAACTATGCCACGGTTTCCGCCTGTGCTTCGTCGAACCATGCCATTGCAAACGCTTTTGACCAAATTCGTTTGGGAAAGGCAAATATTGTATTGGCCGGAGGTTCGGAGGCAGCCATAACAAAAGCTGCTGTTGGCGGTTTTAATTCCATAAAAGCAATGTCAACAAACAACGAAAATGCTGCATCAGCATCTCGCCCGTTTGATGTTACACGCGACGGGTTTGTGTTGGGTGAGGGGGCCGGTTTGCTGATGGTGGAAGAGTTGGAACATGCATTACAGCGCGGTGCAAAAATTTATTGTGAATTGGTTGGATATGGTGCCGCTGCGGATGCTTATCATGTTACGGCTACGCATCCTGAAGGGGTTGGTGCAGAACTGGCCATGACTGACGCACTTGCTGATGCAAAAATGCAGCCCGGAGAGGTGGACTACATCAATACACATGCTACGTCAACGCCGGTTGGAGATATTGGAGAGTGCCTGGCAATCGACAGGATTTTTGGGGAAACCTCAAAAAAAGTATTTGTAAGTGCTACAAAATCAATGACCGGGCATTTATTGGGAGCAGCCGGTGCCATTGAAGCTATTGCAACTATAAAAGCTGTTGAATGTAACCAGGTGCCGCCTACCATTAATACAAAAAATATTGATCCGGAAATTCCGGGGGGCTTAAATATTGTACTTCAAAAGCCGGTCAAAACAGAAATAAATGCAGCAATGAGTAATACTTTTGGTTTTGGCGGGCATACGGTTTCAACTATTTTCAAAAAAGTAAAATAG